In Populus nigra chromosome 1, ddPopNigr1.1, whole genome shotgun sequence, one genomic interval encodes:
- the LOC133676327 gene encoding receptor like protein 22-like: MALAIMLARDLINSETITATIYQLSISPKMKNHCKIVLCFLFLCFSSPTNSTSLSSQSSSTHSISVQHCVDSERTALLQLKRDLLTAQPDSSFPQHPSSGSLLPSWKPNINCCSWEGVACHHVSGHVISLDLSSHKLSGTFNSTNLLHLPFLEKLNLSNNNFQSSPFPSRLDLISNLTHLNFSNSGFSGQVPLEISRLTKLVSLDLSTSLLDSSKLEKPNFVRLVKDLRSLRELHLDGVNISAGGGDWCIALPLATPNLQVLSLSDCHLSGPVCESLNQLSLLSKLDLSRNNLSSMFPKSIMQLPNLKTLDLSSNTPLSGTLPEFPIGSKLEVLSLLFTSFSGEIPYSIGNLQFLIKLNFRNCSFSGLIPSSLASLNQLVDLDLSSNKFLGWIPFLPPLKKGPRLLDSVNHIGLENLGSLFIESNSMEATLNSSLFELPSLEKLLLSQNRLSGVLQDFERAFLSPLSVVDLSINNLEGHIPNSFLELQNLTELKLFSNNFSGAINLSMIKSIESLAFLQLSDNSQLTIAYSSNLKLPQLQRLWFDSCNVSRIPSFLRNQDGLVELGLSNNKIQGILPKWIWQLESLSYLNLSNNFLTGIETPVLAPLFSSLTLLDLSYNFLEGSFPIFPPSVNLLSLSKNKFTGKLPVSFCNMNSLAILDISYNHLTGQIPQCLGNLSSALTVVNLRENQFSGSMLWNFTEECSLTTLNLYRNQLKGEIPASLGNCRGLKVLDLGDNQINDTFPFWLGKLPNLQVLILQSNRLHGSIGQPLTPNDFPKLHILDLSSNYFTGNLPSDYIGIWQSMKMKLNEKFLYMGGFYYRDWMTITNKGQRMENIHILTIFTVLDLSNNRFEGEIPEMICDLKLLQVLNLSRNNLVGEIPPSLSKLAKLESLDLSQNKLTGEIPMQLTDLTFLSVLNLSYNRLVGRIPVANQFLTFANDSYGGNLGLCGFPLSRKCRHLENDPSGKQQEDSGKKGTPFSWRFALVGYGVGMLLGVVIGYMLFCRTTRCSRWIELFFKAKKW, from the coding sequence ATGGCTCTGGCCATCATGCTAGCTCGGGATCTTATAAATTCAGAGACCATCACTGCAACTATATACCAACTCTCTATATCTCCCAAAATGAAGAATCATTGCAAAATTGTGCTTTGCTTTCTATTCTTGTGTTTCTCATCTCCAACAAATTCCACATCGTTGTCATCACAATCTTCTTCTACTCATTCTATTTCAGTCCAACATTGTGTTGACAGTGAAAGAACAGCCTTGCTCCAACTCAAAAGGGATTTGTTAACAGCTCAACCAGATTCTTCTTTTCCTCAACATCCTTCCTCAGGTTCTTTGCTTCCTTCATGGAAACCCAACATTAACTGTTGCTCCTGGGAAGGTGTCGCTTGTCATCATGTCTCAGGACATGTGATCAGCCTCGACCTTAGCAGCCACAAACTATCCGGCACTTTTAATTCAACCAACCTTCTTCATCTCCCTTTCCTTGAAAAACTCAATCTTTCCAACAATAACTTTCAGTCGTCTCCATTTCCCTCCAGGCTTGATCTGATTTCCAACTTGACACatcttaacttttcaaattcagGTTTTTCAGGACAAGTACCTTTGGAGATATCGCGGCTGACCAAATTGGTTTCTCTTGATCTCTCCacttctcttttggattcttcaaaacTTGAGAAACCGAATTTTGTAAGGCTTGTGAAAGATTTGAGAAGCTTAAGGGAACTTCATCTTGATGGTGTCAATATATCAGCAGGTGGTGGCGACTGGTGCATTGCCTTACCTCTGGCAACCCCTAATCTCCAAGTTCTGAGCTTGTCAGATTGTCATCTCTCAGGTCCCGTTTGTGAATCACTCAATCAACTTTCATTGCTTTCAAAGCTTGACCTTTCTCGAAACAATCTCTCTTCAATGTTTCCGAAAAGTATCATGCAGCTGCCAAACCTGAAGACTCTTGATTTATCGAGCAATACGCCTCTTTCAGGGACTTTGCCAGAATTTCCAATAGGCAGCAAGTTAGaagttttatctttattattcaCAAGTTTTTCTGGAGAAATCCCATATTCAATTGGCAATCTTCAATTTTTGATTAAACTGAACTTCAGGAATTGCAGTTTCTCTGGATTGATACCTTCTTCTCTTGCAAGCCTAAACCAACTTGTTGATTTGGATCTCTCATCCAACAAGTTTCTGGGATGGATTCCATTCCTTCCACCATTAAAGAAAGGCCCGAGACTACTCGATTCAGTAAACCATATTGGGTTAGAGAATCTAGGCTCTCTTTTTATTGAGAGCAATTCCATGGAGGCGACTTTGAACTCCTCACTTTTTGAGCTACCTTCCCTGGAGAAATTGCTACTAAGTCAAAACAGGCTTAGTGGCGTCCTACAAGATTTTGAACGAGCTTTTTTATCGCCCCTAAGTGTTGTTGATCTAAGCATCAACAATTTGGAAGGGCATATCCCTAATTCGTTTCTTGAACTTCAGAATCTTACTGAATTGAAGCTTTTTTCCAACAACTTTAGCGGTGCCATCAATTTAAGCATGATCAAGAGCATTGAGAGCCTTGCATTCCTTCAGTTGTCTGACAATAGCCAATTGACTATTGCCTATTCAAGCAACTTAAAACTACCCCAGCTTCAACGATTGTGGTTTGACTCCTGCAATGTTAGCCGAATCCCAAGTTTCCTACGAAACCAAGATGGATTAGTTGAGCTGGGCCTTTCGAACAACAAAATCCAAGGCATACTTCCCAAATGGATATGGCAATTAGAAAGCTTGTCTTACTTGAATTTGTCCAACAACTTTTTGACTGGGATTGAAACACCAGTTCTTGCTCCACTATTCAGTTCTTTGACCTTGCTTGACCTTAGTTATAATTTCCTAGAAGGATCATTCCCTATATTTCCACCCTCTGTAAACCTCCTTTCGCTTTCTAAGAACAAGTTCACTGGAAAGCTTCCTGTATCATTTTGCAACATGAACAGTTTAGCAATCCTGGACATTTCCTATAACCATCTGACTGGTCAAATCCCACAATGTCTTGGGAACCTTAGTTCCGCTCTCACAGTAGTAAATCTAAGAGAGAACCAGTTTTCTGGGTCCATGCTTTGGAATTTCACTGAAGAATGCAGTCTGACGACGCTCAATCTCTATAGGAATCAGTTAAAAGGGGAAATACCAGCGTCTTTGGGAAATTGCAGAGGACTCAAAGTCTTAGACCTCGGTGACAACCAGATTAATGACACATTCCCTTTTTGGTTAGGGAAGCTTCCTAACTTGCAAGTCCTTATCCTCCAATCCAATAGATTACATGGTTCCATTGGTCAGCCACTGACACCAAATGACTTCCCAAAGCTTCATATACTCGATCTCTCCTCGAATTACTTCACTGGAAATTTGCCATCTGACTACATTGGAATATGGCAGTCAATGAAGATGAAGTTGAACGAAAAATTTTTGTACATGGGAGGCTTCTACTACAGGGATTGGATGACAATAACAAACAAAGGACAGAGAATGGAAAATATTCACATCTTAACCATTTTCACTGTCCTAGACCTCTCAAACAATCGTTTCGAGGGAGAGATTCCTGAAATGATTTGTGATCTCAAGTTGCTACAAGTACTCAACTTGTCTAGAAACAATCTCGTTGGCGAGATTCCACCATCTCTCTCAAAATTGGCAAAGCTTGAGTCTTTAGACCTCTCACAGAACAAGCTCACAGGGGAGATACCAATGCAACTAACAGACTTGACATTCCTCTCTGTGCTCAACCTTTCTTACAATAGATTGGTTGGGAGAATACCGGTAGCCAATCAATTTTTAACGTTCGCTAATGATTCCTATGGTGGCAACTTGGGACTATGTGGATTTCCATTGTCAAGGAAATGTAGACATCTTGAGAACGATCCATCAGGAAAGCAACAAGAGGACTCAGGAAAAAAAGGTACTCCATTTAGTTGGAGATTTGCACTGGTTGGATATGGTGTTGGAATGCTTCTGGGAGTTGTCATTGGTTACATGTTGTTTTGCAGGACTACTCGATGCAGCAGGTGGATTGAACTGTTTTTTAAGGCAAAGAAAtggtag